The genomic DNA CCACACCTTCACTTTCTGTCTCTTTGCTTGGAGATGATTCTCTAATGCAAGTCCATCCCAATGGAATTAGGCATATCAGGGAGGATGGTCGTATAATGAGTAGAAGACACCTGGTAAGACGACCATTGTGAAGGTTGCCTCCAACAGGCTCCTGGTGGTTATTGCTCTGAGTGGAGGGGAACTTTTCTATTTTGAGATGGACCTGACGGGATAGTTGATGGAGGTGGAGAAGCATGAAATGCCTGGGGATGTGGCGTGCTTAGATATTGCACCAGTTCCAGAGGGGAGCAGAGGTCTCGCTTCCTTGCTGTGGGATCTTATGATAACACAATAAGGATTCTGTCATTGGATCCTGATGATTGTATGCAGATCTTGAGTGTCCAAAGTGTATCTTCACCACCTGAGTCACTCCTATTGCTCGCTTCCACTGGAGGGgaggaaggagcagaacatcctGCTAGTGTTTTTCTTAATGCTGGTTTGCAGAATGGTGTCCTGTTCCGGACAGTTGTTGATAGCGTCACTGGTCAACTCTCTGAGACCCAGCCCCAATTCTTAGGACTAAAAGCTCGTAAGCTATTCTCAGCCACCGTAAGAGGCCGACAGGCAATGCTTTGTTTGTCCAGCAGGCCCTGGCTTGGTTATATACATCAAGGACACTTTTTGCTAACTCCTCTCTCTTATGAGGCACTTGAATATGTTGCCTCTTTTTCTTCAGACCAATGTGCTGAATGAGTTGTTGCAGTGGCTAATGAAGCCCTGAGAATTTTCACAGTTGAACGATTGGGAGAGACATTCAATGAAACAGTTGTAGCTTTACGATATACTCCTAGGAAATTTGTGCTGCAGCCCAAGTGTAAACATTTAATTATCATTGAGAGTGATCAAGGGACATTTACTGCAGAAGAGCGAGAAGCTGCTCAGAAGGAATGCTTGGAAGCTGCTGGGATTGGTGAAAATGGAAATGCAAGCAATGGTGAACAGATGGAAAATGGTGATGGTGATGATGAGAAGGAGGATGCTCTGCCGGATGAGCAATATGGTTATCCAAAAGCAGAGTCAGATAGGTGGGTTTCTTGCATCAGAATTCTTGATCCAAAAACAGGAAATACAACTTGCCTGTTGGAGCTTCAAGACAATGAAGCAGCATTCAGCATTTGTATAGTGAATTTCCATGATAAGGAGTATGGGACTCTTTTGGCTGTTGGTACTGCAAAAGAATTACAGTTCTGGCCTAAGAGAAGTGTTGCTACTGGGTTCATTTACATATATAGGTTTACTGAGGAAGGAGAGTCTCTTTAGCTTGTTCACAAGACACAAGAGGGGGTTCCACTTGCTTTGTGTCAGTTTCAGGGGAGGCTTCTGTTGACAACTTGGCTTCTGTTACAATACAAGTTGTCAGAGATTTTGGGAAAATGCTGAATTTATAAACTAAATTCAAACTTATCTGTTGAGAGACTTGAACTGATAATTTCAAGCTGTCGGTTGAGGGCCGAGTCCTTTTTGGCGAGTCCTCTATTAAGAATCCCGAGTGCCTAGTGACCGAGTCCAACTGCCAAGTGGCCGAGTTGGGGAAGCAAGTCGACCGAGTAGGGAAGCATGTAGCCGAGTCGATCAAATGTCCGACTGAGTAGTCGGGATTCCAAATAGAGTGCCTGTGTAGAGTGCACAGGAATTGAGGAGCCGAGGTCTGCGTTTAATGCAgattccttaaaacagattcgtcccacctccaCGGTGCTTTGAGGTTTTTGTGGGTCATccgtttcccaagatacaacggctAAACCGCAATCTCCACCAAGCACAGGTAGTTGCGGCGAACTGAAAAATACCCGAATGCTATCACCAGTATTTGTCAAGCGAGAGATGCCAGATagagaggaagagagaggggGAAAGGTGGATGGAGTATTTTACCTTTTCTCCTTATTCATTTTCCTCTCATGCTCAAGGCCTTTTATAGGATGCCTTGCATGAGGTTACTTTTATAGGTGGCAAAAATGTTGGTTAATTTGTTTGGGCATGCATAagtcgtgctcgcacacgagttAACTTGATTCAGTGCAATCCGGGTCTTGGATCTATATCCCCTTGCGCACCGACACACAAGAGAAAACTTCTACTCAAGCATTTGTTCACAATATACATGCTTGAGAaataatataaaccaaccattaagccttgaaacttccaatctGGGACTAAAGTTCCATGCACAATGAAGCCTCCTTCATCCACTCCACCACTTTCcattcacattttttttttccaacagcTTCTTGTAGGTATTGGTTCAGTACTCAGATTGTACGATCTAGGGAAAAGAAGGTTGCTCAGAAAATGTGAGAACAAGCTCTTTCACCATTCTATTGTTTCTATCCATACATATCGTGATAGGATTTATGTTGGTGATATCCAAGAGGTATGCTTTATTTTGTGTTTTTACTACTTTTATGCATTgtgaaataattatttatttgtctCTTCTGTTTTTTGGATACTGATCATGAAGGAACTCTTGCAAATTGTGGTTTGACTAAGAAAATCATTTAGCTACCATcgagtttttctttcttttttttgggGGTTGAACCATCAAGGCTTTTTTTAATGGCTTAATCATGCTCACTTTTGAGCCTTTGTTAGAAGATTTTTTCTGTTTATActtaatgatcctgtccgaatcgctgaatcaacggacgctgggcacgtgacgctctccgcgTTGCTGACATAGATCCCCGACCAATCGTAtggtcctccggcgaacctgcaaggaagtcgggccgggaaggggttcctggcgacgatcctccgacgctcaagtcaggcaagcggacaataaagaagtggctctcaatatcggagaatgcgtacctccggcgaagggtgaggaccctttatatagagctgtgaagaggctcgggtacacataccgaggtgcatacgtgtcctctgtccatacctcggtatgagcttgtcagaagagcttacctgacatcatactgctacagtccgagcacatctatgatgggacagcgggatcctctgttgtaagatcttgcgtatggcctggtcgttgaacatacccgctgtcaggagatgttcccccgatgtttcctttgtccttttgtctcttctgttcccgcgccgagcggccAGTCGCTCGATaggcataggtccgaccgggtgtaggtatcggtccgaccgggtgttcggctgagagtgttccacagcaacgatgctttatgcttcggccgagcgggctatccgctcggccaggtgacccttttcactatgagcgtcggaaacccgcccatggtcgggttgtcttctgtccggcccgggaagctcctgaccgaatgtcaggtcggctcggcatccttccgttcgaccctgcatccttccgttcggccctgcatccttcgttcggcagggcatccttctgttcggcccggcatccttccgttcggcccggcatcctccgTTCCGCCCGGCATCCtccgttcggcgcgaacttggggttgacctccacgtgtctttaaccctccgcccatgagggtcccccgtccttaccaccggatcacttaaTCATGCTTGGCAATTTTGGATTGATGACTCTTGTTTCTGCACTTCCAGTAGCTGTAATATTAGAACATGTATTTGACAACATCTTCATCATACGCTCCTTTTGTTTTATAGTGCCCAGAAAACTAGAAATGAATTTAAAGTAACTTCATTTCAAACTGAAGCTGAATGTGTGGAAAAAACTTGGCTTGATTTTCACATTGAGGTCTAATGCCAAATATTTGGCCTAAAATGAGTGGGTGCGAGGCTATTTGCTCACTCTGTTGCCAGCATATTGCTTCAGATAGTTGTTTCCAATTCTGGCTGATTTCCAATACTAGGCTATGCAAATGCGTTAGATAAGTAATTCTGGAGATTTACAAATGTTTCGAGAAGTACTTTAGGTTATTGGCTGTTCTGCAAGCAACTTCGTGAATTTATTTTACAATGTCTACTGTTGAAGGTAGTATCTGTTTAATGGACCATTATGAAGCCCTGTAGTTTTGTTTACATATTTGGCAAATAAATTTATTAAGCACCCAGTTGTGTAACTTGGTATATTTCTTTCTGAAATAGAACTTGTCACTGTACCAGACTATGTCTTGACATACACATATCATAGTTAATTATAATCTCCGCAGTCTTAGATAAATGAGTAATCAAGGTATCGTTAAGGCAATATTATGCGCTATGACtttttttccttccaaataatCCTTCATATCACTGAGTTTTAAATTGCTTGTCAACTGCTTGCTTCATGtgagttttaatttcaaacttttgCAAGAATTTATATGTTATTCTTGCTCGATTTATTCCAATCGAACATAGTTACTGCAAACCTATCTTGGTGATGGTGTTCTTTCTTCTTATACTCTCTTGTGACATGATTTTCACTCTGCTATTGAAGTTTCTCTTGCTGTGTGTGCCATTTTATTTCTAGGATGGACCCCAGTGTTTGGCCATTGTGAATTTAGTTTCGAGTATAATGGAGCAATTTTCTTGCAAGCCATGGACTTGGCCATGCCCATGTAAGTATACGTTCCTGTGATGTACTCTctttacatgttttttttttttacatcaactaatttgcttgtattctatataGCCTACGTAAACATGGTCATGAATCAGTAATGGAGCTGAGTTTGTTGCTCACCTTTATATGTGCAACTATATACGAACATGTTTGAGCATTTAATATTGTATTTCTATGCATGAATGCCAATTGCACATGGTTATACTCAATTCAAGCATGAATTTTTCCTTCAATTACGATTATTTTGCCAACTTATTGTCATTTGAATCTTCTCTTGCAGTCTTTTCATTAGGGCAAGTACATAAGGGATGAAAAATCAACTTTACATATTTGCGGATGATTCTGTCCCAAGGTGGCTCACTGCAGCACATCATATAGATTTTGGCACCGTGGCTGGAGCCGACAAGTTCGGAAACATATACTTTGTTCGATTGCTACAAGATGTGTCAGATGAGATCGAGGAAGATCCAACAGGGGTAAAATAAAGTGGGAGCAAGGGAAGCTGAACCAGAGATCCTCACTCATTCTAGGTTCTTCATCAACACAGTTGTATGTTACTAATCTTAAGTATACTGGGGCAAAATTTCAATGAGTTGATGGTTCAGCAGCCAAAGTTGAGAGTTGTGGATTTTGGCATGATTCGATCAAATCTTTTTTCCTATTAATCTTAAATGGATTTTTCCCCATTAattgaataaaattaatattctTCTTTTAATATATTTGTGAAAAAAGGAAAAGGGGGCAAGTAGGTGAGCCGAGAGGGGGTGGGTAGTGGGTTAGGTAACAAAGAGGGTATTATCAATTTAAAAGTGCCTTTTCCTTCTTCGTGGATCTCCCTATTTCTCACTCTGCGCCAGCgtactttctcttcttcctccgttcGAGATGGGCGGACGCGGTCTGTGCCGTCTCGGCCAATGCATCTCCCGCCGCCTCGCCCGATCTAATCCCCGCCTCTTTGCCACCGCTCCCTTCCTTGAGCCGGCGGAACTCAAGAAGACGGCCCTCCACGACTTCCACGTCGAGCACGGCGGCAAGATGGTGCCTTTCGCCGGGTGGAGCATGCCTCTCCAGTACAGGGACTCGATCATGGAATCCACCCTCCACTGCCGTGCCTCCGCCGGCCTCTTCGACGTGTCCCACATGTGCGGCCTCAGCCTCCGCGGCCGCGACTGCGTTCCCTTCCTCGAGACTCTCGTCGTCGCCGATGTGGCTGGCCTGCAGCCTGGCACCGGGACGCTCACGATCTTCACCAACGAGCGCGGCGGCGCCATCGATGATTCTGTGGTCGCCAAGGTGGGGGACGATCACATCTATCTGGTGGTGAACGCCGGATGTAGGGATAAAGATCTGGCGCACATTGGCGCGCACATGGAGGCATTCAAGTCCAAGGGAGGGTCTGTGGAGTGGCACATTCATGATGAGAGATCGCTGCTTGCCCTTCAGGTATCtgatatcttctttttttttggtATAATATTGGTACAGATTGTCATGGAGAATCTTGTTTAGTAAACATTTATTTCTAGAAACATTATATGAGGAATGGTCTCACAGAAAGAATAGTTCAGATGTTACCTGATCCGGGCATGTTTCTATACAATTGACTAATGTTTAAAAATGGGAAGCTTTCTGTTGTTCTTGAAGGCGTTTTCAACCAAAGAACGATCAGTACCTAGTGTGCTGAAGAGTATCCAGATTATAAAAGTATGGATAATGGAATTTTATACCATAAGACTGTGCAAGTAAGATGTTCCGTTTCGGCTTCTAGCAACGGTATAGAAAGCTGTTAATTCGATGGTCTAAGTGATATCAAAAGGGCCTTATTTTGGGGGATAAGGATATGCATGGAATGCAGGGAAAATGTTAATCTAAATAGTTGTTTAACCAATTTTGAGTTACCagcagaataaatagaaaataagatAGGAGATGTTTGCAAAATAGAGAAATACATGTTCAATTCCATGCTACTATTGTTGGCtgctgttgctggttttctagtttccactcacgacataAATCAAACTCGAATACCTTTTCCTTGTTCTAGAAGTTTTCTTCTTATGCTGATTACTTTAATACTAATTTGAGATTCACTATTTCATTCTCATGCTTTGTTCCCCCTTTTTTTTAGTAAGATAAACTTATTTCATCCAAATAAACTCTTTCGAGTAACTACAACTTAAGAATTGATTAGTTGATGGGTAGAACCTCCTTTCCCTGTTAAGTGGACTTTTGATGGGTAGTTTAAATTGATTTTCATAAAATTTGAACCATGTTCCTTCACACAAGCTTCAATTTATCACCAAATTTGAGAACTTTTGCTGAGTAGGCTTCCTCTCCAGTTTTTtccattaaataaaaaataattctttcCGTGAGTTGGCTTCCTCTCCACTTGCTGAGTAGGCTTCCTTCTCCTTTGACTTTCTTTTCTTCTAGAATACTTGGGACTATAGAAAACGTAATGGTTAAGCTAATTCATTATTTCTGACAAGGTTTTCATTGCGACTGAACTCAGGGCCCCATGTCTGCACCGGTTCTCCAATTGTTAACAAAGGAGAACCTAAGTAAATTTTATTTTGGCGAGTTCCGCACTACCAACATCAATGGATCTCTTTGTTTCCTCACAAGAACTGGGTATGTCTTTATTAGTTAATTGTGTTTTGGACAATATTTTTTCCAATTTCTAATGTCTTGGATTTGTTAATggatataatttttcaaagtttattagACTTCAATGATTGGCTAAGTGTCCATCAACATAAAAGAAAATCAAGTTAACTCTTGTTAATTTTATATACTCTAACATGGAAGATGACATTGATTAAAAGTTACATTCTTTCTTTTGTCCTTTCTCTTACTAGTGCCTTAGCTCCCTCGAGTATGGTAACTAACTAGTGAAGTTTTGATAGCAAATAACTGTATTTTGATCCTTTTACTACAAATATTTATGCACATCAACATTGAGACAAGTAATGCAAGCTTCTAATGCAATGCATATGAAGATATTTAACTTAAATGTAATTAATTATTTTCACTTCTTAGAAACCTAGTTCACTCAAATCTTAGGATACCATTTGTAGAAGGCAAATTAGTTCTTGACatgaatcttttcttttataggtAACCTCTTTGATCTGATTGACAATTTGTTTGCATGGAAAACAATTAGGTCGGGTATCCTTTGTCGAACCACCTGCCAATTGACAATTTATTTGCATAAGAAACCAGTAAACTTGGGGATGCATCTTTAGTTGAGCCACTTTTTCTATCTCATTAAATCATTTGTTGTTGATTTAGATAATTGGGGtggtttattattttaaaaattgtcagATGATGCAGCATAATTGTGCTGATTTCTATCATTTGTGTGTATATCAAAGATAAGCTTCATGGGAAACATGGAAGAATAATAATTATCAGTACTGTGGCACTGAGTCGAACTTCATTATATTCAAGATAGCAATTTGATCCTAGATTGATTTTTTGACATGATCTACCTCTATCTCCTACTAAGGAAAGATGTACATTATGTTATGCTAAGTTATGTTTTCATGATTCATCAAAGTTTTTGTCCTTTCATCCATTACTTTATAAATGATACATTTAGTTGAGCCTCAGTGATATTGACATAAGATTCGGTTGgataattttaatcttaatttgaaGGATTGGAAAAGAAAGATCAACCTAATATGTAATGCTCCTGGATCATAATGACACTCTACTTGTTCAGCTTGTTGAACTAACAATTGCTTGAGTTTCTGATCTCCCTCTAATTGTCAGTTATACAGGTGAGGATGGTTTTGAAATATCAGTTCCATCTGAGGATGCTTTAGATCTTACAAAGGCAATTCTGGAGAAATCCGAAGGTAAGGTTAAGTTGACAGGTTTAGGTGCTCGAGACAGTCTCCGCCTTGAAGCTGGCCTTTGTCTGTATGGCAACGACATGGAGCAAAACATTACACCTGTTGAAGCTGGCCTTTCATGGGCAATTGGCAAGAGAAGAAGAGCAGAAGGTGGTTTCCTGGGCTCAGAGGTGATCTTAAAGCAACTCCAAGAAGGTCCAGCCATCCGGCGCGTCGGCTTCTTCTCGACAGGCCCTCCCCCTCGAAGTCACAGTGAAATCTTTAGCAGCTCTGGGGAAAAGATCGGAGAGGTGACCAGCGGAGGCTTCAGTCCCTGCCTAAAGAAAAACATAGCAATGGGCTATGTGAAATCAGGTTTCCACAAGGTTGGGACCGAAGCGAAGATAGTTATTCGAGGAAAGTCCAACGATGGAGTTGTAACAAAGATGCCGTTCGTGCCGACCAAGTATTACAAACCATCCTAGATCACTGGATCATTATGCGTTTGCAATTTGCTTGATTTGCCCATTTTTCAACTGTTGCCAGCAAGCTTTATGGATAGCTGGTATAAGAATTCCAAGTTCATGGCCTGCTGAAATATGCTTAGTGCTTGTATTTGTGCGACCTCTCTAAACTTGTGAGGAGCAGGAGTCAATAACTCAATCTCAATGAAGAGGCGCTGCGGTCTTCTCTGCTTAATGCAAATCTCATTTTAGGGGGACAAAAAAATGAATGTTTgtaacttttaaaaattagttatcGGACTCCGGTTTCACTTCTATTTACCCGAATCGCCCAAGTCTTTCCACTGCCGCGTGACATTATAGATCGTATCTATATCAGTGAAATTTCTTACACCTCAAATTGGGATGTaagaaagaggaaaaaaaaattatttcaattttatccttatttattttttcatatgcaaatttattaaaaaaataaaaggatatttttataaatttatatatttaaccttcatttctATCTCTTTCTTCTCAAATGAACTTTTCCTCCCTTCCAAACAAGGataagataaatatattattttcctttccttttctttccttccCTTTTTATTAATGAACCTTGTCTCAGAGGGTTAGAGGTTGTAGGGCAGTATGATTTGGATAGACAGGtaggaaaaaattattattatgtgaTTAAAAGATTACGAATTCgaatcttaaaaataatttttttataaaaaataaggtAAGATTGTATATCATGAATCTTTCTTCGAAATCCCGCATGATAGAAATTTCGTGTAAGTTTTTTTTCTCTATAAATTTTTTCTGATATTTTGGCTCTGTAGATTACTCAGCAGGTTAATTAAGAATATGCTCAACTCTATccaatttttatcaaattaaaatcGATTTGAAAATTTCATTATTGATTTCGTACGAAAAATTAAAAATCGTACCTGGTGGGCCAACCATATCAAATCTCTACCTTCTTACCGGCCTGCCTGCCTGCCCATCGATTTCGGCCTTCCCCCTCTTCACTGCTTTCCTCCGGCGTTTCCTCCCGCAGGTTGATTCCGGCCGAAGAAAGGGATTAGGTGGTGTTTCCTCTCTTCCAAAGGTTCTCGTTCGTTTCTTTTCCTTGTTTGCCGTTTCCTTTTTAGCCTCTGAGTTGCTGATCTTGCCTTTCGGTACCCTTTCCCCTTTCTCGGATCGACTTGGTTCCAGAAGTTTCTCTGTTTGTCTTTTTTCCCCCCTTTTTTATTTAGTTGATTTATCTTgtcaaaattccttatttgttttctgGTTAGCTTCTCCTAAGAAATGTATTCTCTTGATCGAGATCTCGTTGGTTGACGTTGATGCAGGTGAGAATTCGATAGCATGGAAGGGATTATTGTTCGGAGAGTGATCCCTTCGGATAACAGCTGTCTGTTCAATGCTGTGGGGTGGGTTTCTGCtatctaaattcctttttttttattctttgaaCAAAAAATTCATTGTTGTTCTAGATCTGtgaagaaataaatatttttacagGTATGTTATGGAACATGACAGACACAAAGCTCCATATTTGAGACAggtttttcttctttttattcAATTTTAGTCATTTTTTCTTTTATCTCGTTTTCTGAACTACATTTTCGACTAAAAGTATTTTTTGCCTGTTAGATTTCCTACCATATTAGATTTCCTATCACAAGGAGCTAAGATTCCATGTCAAGACTGACCTTGAATGTTATCCGTGTTCAGTATATTGAATGCGTTTGAGAAGATTTTATTGTGGTTCTCTGCAAGTGTCCACGCCTTCCATCATGCATTTTTTATGTAATCAGAATGGTTTCTAATCGTCTGGCGTAGGCTCTTTAGTCAGATGCTCTCTGTGACTTTAGGCATACCTTtctcattaatttttttataaggagATAGTCAACGTCCAACAGTTAAGACTTTCAtgatttttgttaagcattaaCATCATAGTTAGAACTGGATTCTTCATGATTCTTATTGTATAAATAGTATGATTTACATGTAAGATGATATGGAGATTTGATATGCTAAACGACACTTTGTGCGCGACCGTGAGCGAAATCCAATGTAGGCTATCTGACGCGACCAAAATCcaattttttaatctctctctcatttgcatgcaacaacttttctcgCGCATTTGCATGCAGCAACTATAAAATTCTCATTTCTCTCTCATCTGATTGCATGCAACAATCACTATGCTGCTAAGTTTTAAAGGTgatgtagttgctacaacgttgtagcagctactacacaatagctgcaacaccttgtagcagcttctgtatagtagctgctataacgtgtagcagtGTTATTGTGTAGCtactatgttgtagcagctactgcaatGTTGTCGCAGCTTCTGCACCATTATAGCATCTTCTGCACTGTTGTAGTCGCTTCTGTACCGTTGTAACaactactgcaccgttgtagcaactactgcaccgttgtagaaGCTTCTgcacagttgtagcagctacaacgaTAGCAGTTACTGCACCGTTGTATCaactactgcaccgttgtagcagcttctgcaccgttgtagctgctcgttgtagcagcttctgcactGTTGTAACAGCTACTGCATActaactgctacaagttgtagcagctactgcatagtAGTAGCTACAACGCTGTATCATCATTACCACGATAATTTTTTGCATGTAATAATAGGAGAGAGaagataaaatttcattttaatttaaaaagaatgagagaaaagttgttgcatgcagatgagaaagagattaaaaaaattagattttagcCGTGTCAGATAGCCTACGTCGGATTTCGCTCATGGTCGTGCACAAAGCGTCGCTTAGCATATCAAATCTTAGATGATATGTATCCTAAATATGAATTTCgattttaaatcttatttcttatgattctaaaaGTAAGTTGGAAATTAGATCAAAAGATGAATCCAACATCCATTGCCTAGTAAGTCATTAAACTAAACCAacagattaaaaattaaatagattTTCAATAAAAGGAGAAAGGATTAATCTTATGGTATAAACTATAAGTAGAAAGGCTAGATAGTGGAATCTCAAATTAAATGATAACATAGAAGAATAAAAATCTTAACATGGAGATACAGTTGAAGACAGTCAAGTTACACAACACC from Zingiber officinale cultivar Zhangliang chromosome 4A, Zo_v1.1, whole genome shotgun sequence includes the following:
- the LOC121969493 gene encoding aminomethyltransferase, mitochondrial-like; protein product: MGGRGLCRLGQCISRRLARSNPRLFATAPFLEPAELKKTALHDFHVEHGGKMVPFAGWSMPLQYRDSIMESTLHCRASAGLFDVSHMCGLSLRGRDCVPFLETLVVADVAGLQPGTGTLTIFTNERGGAIDDSVVAKVGDDHIYLVVNAGCRDKDLAHIGAHMEAFKSKGGSVEWHIHDERSLLALQGPMSAPVLQLLTKENLSKFYFGEFRTTNINGSLCFLTRTGYTGEDGFEISVPSEDALDLTKAILEKSEGKVKLTGLGARDSLRLEAGLCLYGNDMEQNITPVEAGLSWAIGKRRRAEGGFLGSEVILKQLQEGPAIRRVGFFSTGPPPRSHSEIFSSSGEKIGEVTSGGFSPCLKKNIAMGYVKSGFHKVGTEAKIVIRGKSNDGVVTKMPFVPTKYYKPS